In a genomic window of Cydia fagiglandana chromosome 8, ilCydFagi1.1, whole genome shotgun sequence:
- the LOC134666712 gene encoding RNA transcription, translation and transport factor protein — translation MNNMFKLKLSALGHPNPESFNCNDKTEYRSVVLWLEDQKIRHYKIEEREGLRQIETDEWNAAYDTYQRDLVSPVIEGSPNEQLNWLMSYAVRLEYADNAEKYKEIKVEQPKQATPNVVSSNPLDNLDFSSPAFKQGIDRVSTLAGIGPHPDPRLRLAALAKILKTNPHPEPPASEANLIQKPADVLTLLFVQDLRDLQTKINEALVAVQKVTADPRTDTKLGRVGR, via the exons ATGAATAACATGTTCAAACTAAAACTGTCCGCGCTGGGACACCCAAACCCTGAGAGCTTCAACTGCAATG ATAAAACCGAGTACAGAAGTGTAGTTCTATGGTTAGAAGACCAGAAGATAAGACATTACAAAATCGAAGAGCGGGAAGGGCTTAGGCAGATCGAAACGGACGAATGGAATGCGGCGTATGATACATATCAGAGGGACCTAGTAAGCCCTGTTATTGAGGGCTCCCCGAATGAACAGTTAAACTGGCTGATGTCGTATGCCGTCCGGTTAGAATACGCTGATAATG ctgaGAAATACAAAGAAATCAAAGTGGAGCAACCCAAACAGGCTACTCCTAATGTCGTATCTTCAAACCCATTGGATAATCTTGACT TTTCAAGTCCAGCATTCAAGCAAGGCATTGACAGAGTATCAACCCTGGCTGGAATTGGCCCTCATCCTGACCCCAGGCTCCGCCTGGCAGCCCTGGCCAAGATCCTGAAAACTAATCCTCACCCAGAACCCCCTGCGAGTGAGGCTAACCTCATCCAGAAACCTGCTGATGTCTTGACGCTCCTCTTTGTTCAGGACTTGAGGGACTTGCAGACTAAGATCAACGAGGCATTGGTAGCGGTCCAGAAAGTGACTGCTGATCCTCGTACAGACACAAAGCTGGGTCGTGTAGGGAGATAA
- the LOC134666952 gene encoding histone acetyltransferase p300, whose translation MADHHVDEPPNKRAKMIRDPFQGPSDAADGFSNLDMFDLENNLPDELMGGSWGEQTGVPGPKPPAQGPGPGGQMAPQQLNGDDPTAAMQRQVHNHLIQQGKAGLVGHNNPLGLGSLGSKSPNLQSPPNVSVSKDMMGGMHPQLMPNTSHPNQLHSTMPMNSIQGGMVANVGGNMIVTNSNMTGAGMLGSGIINNVNKQLPLMGNNHHGPQHHPHAQAMGNGPLGGRVNALAPAMRGALPHHARMAAPSGGHPIAPYHPAYGTSPGAPGVQPQRPQGLRFGAPEQQGGQAPQAVPPAPSPQTPGAPAGGQSQPQAATQGAAPPGPGGPQQAPSGSIADPEKRKLIQQQLVLLLHAHKCQRRESQNNGEIWQCTLPHCKTMKGVLNHMMSCQAGKNCAVPHCSSSRQIINHWKHCNKNDCPVCLPLKQADRSRNNTQINAAASAPHSGAAPPGVGAGVGVAPGAGAGVGAGPAPQPAPDMKRAYEALGIACPTSVGMFPRARLPAQGQAGVRPPLTDVQPGQGPMQPLFQHNMPDSMQHQQLMGAGTIQLPGGPVTANPVSGTKEWHQSITADLRNHLVHKLVQAIFPTPDPTAMLDKRMHNLVAYARKVEGDMYEMASTRSEYYHLLAEKIYKIQKELEEKRQKRKEQQLQAQQQGLQQPGMPPGGKVMAGARPLGPGAGQVAGPGGGLPRAGAPLGMRIPSPGMGGLLAGGRMTFPAAPPGPSPGLPPTPNGAQPGMSPFQAMASPAPPSAPAPATPAVAAPQYAPVQTNGPALAQDPAQQQQQVQADQAKMRLSGGPAASPFMNHTFGRASPSPGGVGVGAGGPPPATPSTPAPPTPAPAPSPPPEPAPDVRVKEEPADPDAGGKNMRDDPADPAAAAAAGPPPQTNDAFAPVKQEIKQEIKTEVKEFLSANGVQNTNIFRRTQEPVEATGSVEPTSGPKRIFVFKPEDLRQALMPTLEKLFRLDESAPFRQPVDAQALGIPDYFDIVTKPIDLSTIKMKLDRGEYKDPWEYVDDVWLMFDNAWLYNRKNSRVYRYCTKLSEVFEQEIDPVMQSLGYCCGRKYTFNPQVLCCYGKQLCTIPRDAKYFSYQNSLKAYGVVSDRYTFCQKCFNDIQGDTVTLGDDPMQTQTAIKKDQFKEMKNDHLEQEPFVVCMDCGRKQHQICVLHHDSIWPQGFCCDNCLKKKGAKRKDNKFCAKRLPSSKLGQYIETRVNNFLKKKEAGSGEVHIRVVASSDKVVEVKPGMRSRFVDSGELCAEFPYRAKALFAFEEVDGVDVCFFGMHVQEYGSESPSPNTRRVYIAYLDSVHFFNPQQYRTAVYHEILLGYLDYAKQLGYTMAHIWACPPSEGDDYIFHCHPPEQKIPKPKRLQEWYKKMLDKGIIERIILDYKDILKQAMEDNISSAAELPYFEGDFWPNVLEESIKELDQEEEEKRKQAEAAEAVIFQSSEDNEAGPDGKKKGQKKAKKSNKSKAAQRKNSKKQSDQQQGSDLSAKIFATMEKHKEVFFVIRLHSAQSAASLAPIGDPDPLVNCDLMDGRDAFLTMARDRHYEFSSTRRARFSTLCMLYELHNQGQDKFVYTCNSCKSHVETRYHCTVCDDFDLCVPCYEKEGHPHRMEKLGLDIDVGSSPGDMKQANPQEARKLSIQRCIQSLVHACQCRDANCRLPSCQKMKRVVAHTKICKRKTKGDCPICKQLIALCCYHAKHCQETKCSVPFCSSIKQKLKQQQVQQRVQQQQLLRRRMAAMNTRGMPPSGPSPPPAPALGSPPPSKPQPHALPHNVQKALQQVQEEAARQQAPSYGKQAAAGAPRGDWAARYRAGAPPPLHHPLHPRLVHPPVHHHPAALQPHPHLAALQHHAPLQQQAQQQQQQVAQQQQQQAAQQQAAQQQAAARAGVVPGAAGAGAAPQMHQKALQQLMATLRSPTSHNQQQEILQILKSNPPLMAAFIKQRQNAQNQQAAGNVGGVGNVSGVGGGVGVGSLGVGAQQPLQHMMQQPRMQPMHQMLPQQGQVGGPPGGVGVGVGVGPGMGAGWLRSGGAGAGAAAPGGPGGPGARPYGVRHGARYFGAGALPRSPPASSPRPAGELLLLRQSPAPPPPHPPDDQLPPMTPQDQLTKFVEQL comes from the exons ATGGGTTTTCTAACCTTGACATGTTCGACCTCGAGAACAACCTCCCAGACGAGCTCATGGGGGGCTCGTGGGGCGAACAGACCGGCGTGCCGGGCCCCAAGCCCCCCGCGCAGGGCCCAGGGCCCGGGGGGCAGATGGCCCCGCAGCAGCTCAACGGAGACGATCCCACTGCTGCAATGCAGCGGCAAGTTCACAATCACCTTATACAACAA GGCAAGGCTGGCTTAGTCGGCCACAACAACCCGCTTGGATTGGGTAGTTTAGGCAGCAAGAGTCCAAATTTACAGTCTCCCCCTAACGTTTCCGTGTCGAAGGACATGATGGGTGGCATGCACCCACAACTAATGCCAAATACAAGTCATCCAAATCAACTACATTCGACCATGCCAATGAACTCTATTCAAg gtGGTATGGTGGCAAATGTAGGAGGCAATATGATAGTGACTAATAGTAATATGACCGGTGCTGGGATGCTCGGGAGCGGCATCATCAACAACGTCAACAAACAGCTCCCGCTCATGGGCAATAACCATCACGGGCCGCAGCACCATCCGCACGCGCAG GCGATGGGCAACGGCCCGCTGGGCGGGCGCGTGAACGCGCTGGCGCCGGCGATGCGCGGCGCGCTGCCGCACCACGCGCGCATGGCGGCGCCGAGCGGCGGGCACCCCATCGCGCCCTACCACCCCGCGTACGGCACGTCGCCCGGCGCGCCCGGCGTGCAGCCGCAGCGGCCGCAGGGGCTGCGCTTCGGCGCGCCCGAGCAGCAGGGCGGCCAGGCGCCGCAGGCCGTGCCGCCCGCGCCCAGCCCGCAGACCCCCGGCGCGCCCGCCGGCGGCCAGAGCCAGCCGCAG GCCGCCACACAAGGCGCGGCTCCGCCCGGTCCCGGAGGCCCCCAACAGGCGCCCTCGGGCTCCATCGCGGACCCGGAGAAGCGCAAGCTCATCCAGCAACAACTGGTGCTGTTGCTGCACGCGCACAAGTGCCAGCGGCGGGAGTCGCAGAACAACGGCGAGATCTGGCAGTGCACGCTACCCCACTGCAAGACTATGAAGGGTGTGCTCAACCATATGATGTCTTGTCAA GCCGGCAAGAACTGCGCAGTGCCTCACTGCTCGTCGTCTCGACAAATCATAAACCACTGGAAACATTGCAATAAAAATGACTGCCCAGTCTGCCTGCCTCTCAAACAGGCGGACCGGTCTAGaaataatacacaaataaatg CAGCGGCGTCCGCGCCGCACTCGGGCGCGGCGCCCCCGGGGGTGGGCGCGGGGGTGGGCGTGGCGccgggcgcgggggcgggggtgggcgcgggcccggcgccgCAGCCCGCGCCGGACATGAAGCGCGCGTACGAGGCGCTGGGCATCGCCTGCCCCACCAGCGTGGGCATGTTCCCGCGCGCGCGCCTGCCCGCGCAGGGCCAGGCCGGCGTGCGCCCGCCGCTCACCGACGTGCAGCCCGGCCAGGGGCCCATGCAGCCGCTCTTCCAGCACAACATGCCCGATTCCATGCAGCACCAGCAGCTG ATGGGAGCCGGCACAATCCAACTTCCCGGCGGCCCCGTCACCGCCAACCCTGTCTCTGGCACGAAGGAGTGGCACCAGTCTATAACAGCCGATCTCAGAAACCATCTTGTTCATAAACT GGTGCAAGCTATCTTCCCAACGCCAGACCCCACAGCAATGTTAGATAAGAGAATGCACAACCTAGTAGCGTACGCGAGGAAAGTCGAAGGCGACATGTACGAGATGGCCAGCACGCGCTCCGAGTACTACCACCTGCTGGCCGAGAAGATATACAAGATACAGAAGGAGCTAGAAGAGAAGAGACAGAAGAGGAAGGAGCAGCAGTTACAAGCGCAGCAGCAGGGACTGCAGCAGCCCGGCATGCCTCCTGGTGGCAAG GTGATGGCAGGCGCGCGGCCGCTGGGCCCGGGCGCGGGGCAGGTGGCGGGCCCGGGCGGCGGGCTGCCGCGGGCGGGCGCGCCGCTGGGCATGCGCATCCCGTCGCCCGGCATGGGCGGGCTGCTGGCGGGCGGCCGCATGACGttccccgccgcgccgcccggccCCTCGCCCGGCCTGCCGCCCACGCCCAACGGCGCGCAGCCCGGCATGTCGCCCTTCCAGGCCATGGCCTCGCCCGCGCCGCCCTCCGCGCCCGCCCCGGCCACCCCCGCCGTCGCCGCGCCGCAGTACGCGCCCGTGCAGACCAACGGCCCGGCGCTCGCGCAGGACCCcgcgcagcagcagcagcaggtgCAAGCCGACCAAGCCAAG ATGCGACTGTCAGGCGGTCCGGCCGCCAGCCCCTTCATGAACCACACGTTCGGGCGGGCATCCccgtcgccgggcggcgtgggggTGGGGGCGGGGGGGCCGCCGCCCGCCACGCCGAGCACGCCGGCGCCGCCCACGCCCGCGCCGGCGCCgtcgccgccgcccgagccggcGCCCGACGTGCGCGTCAAGGAGGAGCCCGCCGACCCCGACGCCGGCGGCAAGAACATGCGCGACGACCCCGCcgaccccgccgccgccgccgccgccggaccCCCGCCACAGACCAATGACGCCTTCGCCCCCGTCAAGCAGGAAATCAAGCAAGAGATTAAGACGGAGGTCAAAGAG tTTTTGTCTGCGAATGGTGTGCAAAATACGAATATATTCCGTCGTACCCAGGAGCCGGTGGAAGCCACGGGCAGCGTCGAACCGACAAGCGGCCCTAAGCGTATATTCGTGTTCAAACCCGAAGACCTACGGCAAGCGCTAATGCCGACGCTAGAGAAACTGTTCCGTCTCGACGAGTCCGCGCCCTTCCGCCAGCCGGTGGACGCGCAGGCCCTCGGCATCCCAGACTACTTCGACATCGTCACCAAGCCCATAGATCTGTCCACCATCAAGATGAAGCTCGACCGCGGCGAGTACAAAGACCCCTGGGAGTACGTCGACGATGTCTGGCTCATGTTCGATAACGCGTGGCTTTATAATAGGAAGAATTCGAGGGTCTACAGATATTGTACAAAG CTGTCGGAGGTGTTTGAGCAGGAGATCGACCCGGTGATGCAGAGCCTGGGCTACTGCTGCGGGCGGAAGTACACCTTCAACCCGCAGGTGCTGTGCTGCTACGGCAAGCAGCTCTGCACCATCCCGAGGGACGCTAAATACTTCAGCTACCAGAACAG TCTAAAAGCGTATGGGGTTGTGTCCGATAGATACACCTTCTGCCAGAAATGCTTCAACGACATCCAGGGTGACACCGTGACGCTCGGCGACGACCCCATGCAGACGCAAAC AGCAATCAAAAAGGATCAGTTCAAAGAGATGAAGAATGACCATCTGGAGCAAGAGCCATTCGTAGTCTGCATGGACTGCGGTCGGAAGCAGCACCAGATCTGCGTGCTGCACCATGACTCCATCTGGCCACAGGGCTTCTGCTGTGATAACTGCCTCAAGAAGAAGGGGGCGAAGAGAAAAGATAACAAGTTCTGCGCGAAGAGGCTGCCCTCCTCCAAGCTCGGCCAGTATATAGAGACTAGAGTCAACAACTTCCTTAAGAAGAAAGAGGCCGGGTCGGGAGAGGTGCATATCAGGGTGGTGGCGTCGTCGGATAAG GTGGTGGAGGTGAAGCCCGGCATGCGGTCGCGGTTCGTGGACTCGGGCGAGCTGTGCGCCGAGTTCCCGTACCGGGCCAAGGCACTGTTCGCATTTGAGGAGGTCGACGGCGTCGACGTCTGTTTCTTTGGCATGCATGTTCAG GAATACGGGAGCGAAAGTCCATCACCGAACACGAGGCGCGTTTACATAGCATATCTAGACTCGGTACACTTCTTCAACCCGCAGCAATACCGGACGGCGGTGTACCACGAGATACTATTAGGTTACTTAGACTACGCCAAGCAACTCGGCTACACAATGGCCCACATCTGGGCCTGCCCGCCCTCAGAGGGGGACGACTACATTTTCCACTGCCATCCGCCTGAGCAAAAAATACCCAAACCCAAAAGACTACAGGAGTGGTACAAGAAAATGTTAGACAAGGGTATTATAGAGAGGATAATATTAGACTACAAGGATATTCTTAAGCAAGCTATGGAGGACAACATCTCGTCGGCGGCGGAGCTGCCGTATTTCGAGGGGGACTTCTGGCCGAACGTGCTCGAGGAGTCGATTAAGGAGCTCGATCAGGAGGAAGAGGAGAAGAGAAAACAGGCTGAAGCCGCTGAGGCAGTG ATATTCCAGTCGTCGGAGGACAACGAGGCAGGTCCCGACGGCAAGAAGAAGGGCCAGAAGAAAGCCAAGAAGTCGAACAAGTCGAAGGCGGCGCAGAGGAAGAACAGCAAGAAACAGAGCGACCAGCAGCAGGGCAGCGACCTCAGTGCGAAGATATTCGCGACGATGGAGAAACACAAGGAGGTGTTCTTCGTCATTAGGCTACATTCCGCGCAGTCTGCTGCCAGCTTAGCG CCGATCGGTGACCCCGACCCGCTGGTGAACTGCGATCTCATGGACGGGCGCGACGCCTTCCTCACGATGGCGCGCGACCGCCACTACGAGTTCTCCTccacgcggcgcgcgcgcttcTCCACGCTCTGCATGCTCTACGAGCTGCACAACCAGGGCCAGGACAAGTTCGTCTACACCTGCAACTCGTGCAAGTCGCACGTCGAGACGCGCTACCACTGCACCGTCTGCGACGACTTCGACCTCTGCGTGCCCTGCTACGAGAAGGAGGGCCACCCGCACCGCATGGAGAAGCTCGGCCTCGACATCGACGTCGGCTCCTCCCCCGGCGACATGAAGCAGGCCAACCCGCAGGAGGCGCGCAAGCTCTCCATCCAGCGCTGCATCCAGTCCCTGGTGCACGCGTGCCAGTGCCGCGACGCCAACTGCCGCCTGCCCTCGTGCCAGAAGATGAAGCGCGTCGTAGCCCACACCAAGATCTGCAAGCGGAAGACGAAGGGCGACTGCCCGATCTGCAAGCAGCTGATCGCGCTGTGCTGCTACCACGCGAAGCACTGCCAGGAGACCAAGTGCTCGGTGCCGTTCTGCTCGAGCATCAAGCAGAAGCTGAAGCAGCAGCAGGTGCAGCAGCGCGTGCAGCAGCAGCAGCTGCTGCGACGGCGCATGGCGGCCATGAACACGCGCGGCATGCCCCCCTCCGGCCCCtccccgccgcccgcgccggcgCTCGGCTCCCCGCCGCCCTCCAAGCCGCAGCCGCACGCGCTGCCGCACAACGTGCAGAAGGCGCTCCAGCAG GTGCAGGAAGAGGCGGCGCGGCAGCAGGCGCCGTCGTACGGCAAgcaggcggcggcgggcgcgccgcGCGGCGACTGGGCCGCGCGCtaccgcgccggcgcgccgccgcccctgCACCACCCGCTGCACCCGCGCCTAGTGCACCCGCCCGTGCACCACCACCCCGCCGCGCTGCAGCCGCACCCGCACCTCGCCGCGCTGCAGCACCACGCGCCGCTCCAG CAACAAGCACAACAGCAGCAGCAGCAAGTCGCGCAGCAGCAGCAG CAGCAGGCAGCGCAGCAGCAGGCAGCGCAGCAgcaggcggcggcgcgggcgggcgTGGTGCCGGGCGCGGCcggggcgggcgcggcgccgcaGATGCACCAGAAGGCGCTGCAGCAGCTCATGGCCACGCTGCGCTCGCCCACCAGCCATAACCAGCAGCAGGAGATCCTGCAGATACTCAAGTCCAACCCGCCGCTCATGGCCGCCTTCATCAAGCAGCGACAG AACGCCCAGAACCAGCAAGCGGCTGGCAACGTGGGCGGCGTGGGCAACGTGAGCGGCGTGGGCGGCGGCGTCGGCGTCGGCTCGCTCGGCGTCGGCGCGCAGCAGCCGCTGCAGCACATGATGCAGCAGCCGCGCATGCAGCCCATGCATCAGATGCTGCCCCAGCAAGGAcag GTCGGCGGTCCTCCCGGAGGCGTGGGCGTGGGCGTGGGCGTGGGGCCGGGCATGGGCGCGGGCTGGCTGCGctcgggcggcgcgggcgcgggcgcggcggcgccggGCGGGCCGGGCGGGCCGGGCGCGCGGCCGTACGGCGTGCGGCACGGCGCGCGCTACTTCGGCGCGGGGGCGCTGCCGCGCTCGCCGCCCGCCTCCTCGCCGCGGCCCGCCGGCGAGCTGCTGCTGCTGCGGCAgtcgcccgcgccgccgccgccgcacccGCCCGACGACCAGCTGCCGCCGATGACGCCGCAGGACCAGCTGACCAAGTTCGTCGAACAGTTGTAG
- the LOC134666711 gene encoding dehydrodolichyl diphosphate synthase complex subunit DHDDS translates to MSTWVNENSVSFFQLFCIKVVKCGRVPQHIAFIMDGNRRYAKKHSVQSSKGHSDGFNKLSETLKWCLDLGIPEVTVYAFSIENFKRTEEEVNGLMDLARDKFQRLLDEIDQINEWGVRLHVAGRLSLLPDDLRTLVAKAMLLTRHNNKLRLNIAYSYTSRDEITRAASQVIEGVRNNELRADDIDEELISETLELSPPDLLVRTSGEVRLSDFMLWQISDTVLYFTDVLWPEFTIWSLLAAIIHFQRHATEPAPEIDLSDRKRAFTDKLEDKRWQQLEKYIT, encoded by the exons ATGTCTACTTGGGTAAATGAGAACAGTGTTTCTTTTTTCCAACTTTTCTGTATAAAAGTTGTAAAGTGCGGCCGTGTACCTCAGCATATCGCTTTTATAATGGATGGAAATCGTAGATATGCTAAAAAACACAGTGTACAAAGTAGTAAGGGGCACTCCGACGGATTCAATAAACTCTCAGAAACATTAAAG TGGTGTCTGGATCTAGGTATACCCGAGGTTACTGTTTATGCATTCAGTATAGAGAACTTTAAAAGAACGGAAGAGGAGGTTAACGGCTTGATGGATTTGGCTCGAGACAAGTTCCAAAGGCTTCTAGATGAAAT CGACCAGATAAACGAGTGGGGTGTGAGACTTCACGTGGCCGGACGCCTGTCACTGCTCCCAGATGACCTGCGGACACTGGTAGCCAAAGCTATGCTCTTGACCAGGCACAACAATAAGCTGAGGCTGAACATTGCTTACTCTTACACTT CCCGTGATGAGATCACTCGCGCTGCGTCGCAAGTAATCGAAGGTGTCAGGAATAACGAGCTGAGGGCTGATGATATAGACGAGGAGCTCATTTCGGAGACGTTAGAGCTGAGCCCGCCAGACCTCCTCGTCAGGACCTCGGGGGAGGTCAGGCTTTCAGACTTCATGCTTTGGCAG ATATCCGACACCGTGCTCTATTTCACCGACGTGCTCTGGCCCGAGTTCACTATCTGGAGCCTGCTGGCCGCCATCATACATTTCCAGAGGCACGCCACGGAGCCCGCGCCGGAAATAGACTTGAGTGACCGAAAGCGAGCGTTCACGGACAAGCTGGAAGATAAGCGGTGGCAGCAGTTGGAGAAATATATTacgtaa